One part of the Parabacteroides distasonis ATCC 8503 genome encodes these proteins:
- a CDS encoding toprim domain-containing protein, giving the protein MTIQDVKQIKLADYLQSLGYTPVKQQGKNLWYKSPLREETDASFKVNTELEKWYDFGIGKGGNILALAAELYYSEDVAYLLKRIEERTAYIRPASFSFGRQHSDNQPYQGLRVGELSSPALIAYLQERGINIGLAKRECRELRFMNADKPYFAIGFPNMAGGYEVRNRYFKGCVAPKDITHIRQQDGQRCMCYLFEGFMDYLSFLTIRVRNNPQHPRLDTQDYVILNSVSNLAKAESLLETYTQVGCFLDNDTAGRNTCKKLKEKFGERLLDKSMYYRDYKDLNDYLCGKPLSQSAEPIKEKKQVQSARRMMQPPKKKGGFHL; this is encoded by the coding sequence ATGACAATCCAAGATGTAAAGCAAATCAAACTGGCAGACTATCTGCAAAGTCTGGGCTATACGCCTGTAAAGCAACAAGGCAAGAACCTGTGGTATAAATCACCGCTACGGGAAGAAACGGACGCATCGTTCAAGGTAAACACTGAGCTTGAAAAATGGTATGACTTCGGCATCGGCAAAGGCGGAAACATCCTCGCATTGGCAGCGGAACTTTACTATTCGGAAGATGTAGCCTATCTGCTGAAACGCATAGAGGAGCGGACAGCATACATCCGCCCTGCATCGTTCTCTTTTGGCAGACAGCATTCCGACAATCAGCCTTATCAGGGATTAAGGGTTGGTGAGTTGTCCTCTCCTGCTCTTATAGCCTATCTGCAAGAAAGGGGAATAAACATCGGACTTGCCAAAAGAGAATGCAGGGAGCTTCGGTTTATGAATGCCGACAAACCCTATTTTGCCATCGGCTTTCCGAACATGGCAGGAGGATATGAAGTGCGCAACAGATACTTCAAGGGATGTGTCGCCCCGAAAGACATCACCCATATCCGACAGCAGGACGGACAACGATGTATGTGTTACCTGTTCGAGGGGTTCATGGATTACCTCTCATTCCTTACCATCCGAGTAAGAAACAATCCGCAACACCCGCGATTGGACACACAGGACTATGTCATACTGAACTCCGTTTCCAATCTTGCGAAAGCGGAAAGCTTATTGGAAACCTACACCCAAGTCGGCTGTTTCCTTGACAACGACACGGCAGGACGGAACACCTGCAAGAAGCTGAAAGAGAAGTTTGGGGAACGGCTGCTTGACAAGTCAATGTACTATCGTGATTATAAGGACTTGAACGACTACCTGTGCGGTAAGCCCTTGTCCCAATCGGCAGAGCCGATAAAGGAGAAGAAGCAAGTCCAATCCGCAAGGCGGATGATGCAGCCACCGAAAAAGAAAGGGGGATTTCATCTGTAA